The Magnolia sinica isolate HGM2019 chromosome 9, MsV1, whole genome shotgun sequence genome contains a region encoding:
- the LOC131256676 gene encoding uncharacterized protein LOC131256676, with the protein MPPKSDHSSSTISQPSDQQGPTSMDPIFHIVSVLPFSILRPPRLRLKLPSISLPSPMTVFCLLLLTYFLVVSGFVYDVIVEPPGIGSTQDRATGAVRPVVFLPGRVNGQYIIEGLSSGFMFVLGGVGIILMDLALDRNRAHSVRVSYASAGISSIVIAYVMSMLFIRIKIPAYLR; encoded by the coding sequence ATGCCTCCCAAATCCGAccattcatcatccaccatctcCCAACCGTCCGATCAGCAGGGGCCCACTTCCATGGACCCGATCTTCCACATCGTATCCGTCCTTCCCTTCTCCATCCTCCGCCCTCCCCGCCTCCGCCTGAAACTCCCCTCCATCAGTCTCCCTTCGCCGATGACCGTCTTCTGCCTCCTTCTCCTTACCTACTTCCTCGTCGTCTCCGGCTTCGTCTACGACGTGATCGTCGAGCCCCCCGGCATTGGCAGCACGCAGGATCGAGCCACCGGCGCCGTTCGCCCCGTCGTCTTCCTCCCCGGCCGCGTCAACGGCCAGTACATCATCGAGGGTCTCTCCTCCGGCTTCATGTTCGTCCTCGGCGGCGTTGGCATCATTCTCATGGACCTCGCCCTCGACCGCAACCGCGCCCACAGTGTCCGTGTTTCCTACGCCTCTGCCGGCATCTCCTCCATTGTCATCGCCTACGTTATGAGCATGCTCTTCATCCGCATCAAGATCCCCGCTTACCTTAGGTGA